The Acidobacteriota bacterium sequence CCGGTGAAGGCCATGTTGTCCGCATAGGCCTTGCCGCCCTTCTGACGCCCGCCCCGCAGGCCGCCCGCCGAGAAGTTCGTGCCTCTGAACCCGTTGACCACGTACGCGCGGAACGCCACGTTGTCGAACGCGCCGTAGAACCCGCCGCCGTTCTCCCGCCACGTGGAGGGAATTATCTTGTTCTCGGTCACGGGACGCTCGGCCCCGATGAAGACCGTCGGCTCGTGGAACTCGTTGACCAGGCCCATCGGAATCATCAGCATGCCGGCGCGCAGGCCGAAGTTCGGGGTCGCCTGGTAGTCGACGTACGCGAACTCGACGAAGATCTCCTTCGCGTGCTCGACCTCGATCTCCGAGTTGAACAGGAACTTGTCGCTGAACCGGTAGCCGGTGTACAGAATGGCCCGCAGGTAGTCGAACTGCGTCGTCTTGTCCGAGGCGTAGTTCTCATACAACATCTCACCGTAACCGGCGATCGACACGCCCGAGTCGATCGCGTAGGTCGCGGCCGCCGACGGCGCCAGGCCGAGCGCGCGGGCCTGATCGATGGACAATTCGTTCGCGGACTCGCCGCTCCGCAGCCGTTCGATCTCCTCGGCCAGCAGCTCGATGCGCCGCTCGAGCTCCTCGACGTCGACCTCCTGCCCCTCGGTGTCCTGCTCCTCGGTGTCCTGCTCTTCCGTCTCGCCCGCGGCGGTCTCGGCTTCCGTACCGGCCGCCGGCGCCACGGTCGCTCCGGCTCCCGCGGGAACCAGGACGCCCTCCGTCGACTCCGCGAAACCGGCTTCGTTCGGGCCGGCGCCGACCGCGGGGGCGGCCCTCAATCCGATCGCCAGCGCCACCGCAAATGCGGCCAGCGTGGAATGAAATCGCCCAGTCGCCATCACGCCACCTCCATCACAATGCGGTTGCGTGGCGCTGGGCCCGCCCCTAGAATGGGAGTCGC is a genomic window containing:
- a CDS encoding DUF1192 domain-containing protein; this translates as MATGRFHSTLAAFAVALAIGLRAAPAVGAGPNEAGFAESTEGVLVPAGAGATVAPAAGTEAETAAGETEEQDTEEQDTEGQEVDVEELERRIELLAEEIERLRSGESANELSIDQARALGLAPSAAATYAIDSGVSIAGYGEMLYENYASDKTTQFDYLRAILYTGYRFSDKFLFNSEIEVEHAKEIFVEFAYVDYQATPNFGLRAGMLMIPMGLVNEFHEPTVFIGAERPVTENKIIPSTWRENGGGFYGAFDNVAFRAYVVNGFRGTNFSAGGLRGGRQKGGKAYADNMAFTGRLDITPIPGAFFGGSFYTGGSGQSEVADDSGRIDGVRTNIFDVHAQVQARGVDFRALFAQAGLDDTSMLNQVLGLEGSKGVAEKMQGGYVQLGYDLLSQAPGAAGVALTPYLRYEKVDTHTALAAGFTRDPGRNNTYTTFGIELKPNPGVVFKVDHMWVSNAADSGVNQFNVSVGYAF